The genome window GTCGTGCGAGGTGCGGGATTCCGCAAGTGGTCGGCGAGGATGGACGGCATGCCGTCCGCCTTCACGCCCCGCGACTTCCAGCTGGTCCTCCTGCGCCGCATGGCCGACCACAATCCGGACCTGGTGGAGGGCGCCCGCCACGAGCTGGGCGTCTCGATCGCGGACATGCGCGAGGCCAACAAGCGCTGGCAGGCGATGGTCCGCTCACCGCGCTCCCGCTCGGCCCTGACCCGGTACCGCTCGGTCCTGGGCGAGCCCGAGTCGACGACCCCCCGCCGCATCGGCGACCTGGACTGCGACGCCCTGCTGTGGCCGGTCCCGCTCTGGCCCGACCTGCGCTTCGAGATCCTGGTGGCGCCGAACGGCGTGGTGTGGAACGAGTGGCTGGTACGGGCCCCGGGCGCGCCGTCCCCCGAGCTGAAGACCCTGGAGGACCTGACCCCCTGGTCCTGCACGGTCGACGAGGCGGCCCGCGCCTTCGCCCCCGCCCGCCCGCTGGAGGGCACGGCCCCCACCCGCTGGGGCCTGGCCTTCACGGCCCCGGACGCGCGGGGCGTACGCCATCAGGTCGCCGCGGAGTTCACCTGGGGGCTGTTGCAGCGGGTGGGCGTCAGCGGGCAGCGGTGAGGATCGCGTCCACAACCACGGGCAGCGACCCGGTGTGGAGGTCGAGGAACAGGTTCGGCTCGACGAGCTCCAGCTCCATCACGCACGGCTGCCCGCCCGCCCCGTCCACCAGGTCGACGCGGGCGTAGAGGAGGTCGGCGTGGCCCGGGACGGCGGCCAGGGCGCGCTCGGCGGTGGCGAGTTCTGCCGGGGTCGGGGTCCAGGGCTCCAGGCCGGGGTGGGCCACCTTCTTCTCGTCGTACGGGGTTCCGGGCGCCAGGACGGCGCCCTTCCGGCTGGCGTGCAGCAGCCGCCCGCCGAAGAACTGCACCGCCCGCTCCCCGCTCACGTCGATGCCCTTCACATAGGGCTGCACCATCGCCGTGAACCCCTCGGCGTGCAGGCGGGCGAGCTGTCGTACGGCGGTGTCGTGCTCGCCGGGCGTGTACCGGGCGGCGAACCGGGCGCCGGCGCCCGAGGTGGGCTTGATGACGTACTCGTGGTCGCCGGGCAGGTCGGCGGGGTCGCCGGGGGCGATGTACCGCGTGGGGACGGTGGGGACGCCCGCGGCGGCCAGGTTCCCGAGATACCGCTTGTCGGTGTTCCAGCGGACGACGTCCGCCGGATTGGCCAGCCGGGTGGCCCTCCCGCACCGCTCGGCCCACGCCGTGAACTCGGCCGCCCGCCAGCTGTAGTCCCACGTGGACCGGATCACGGCCAGGTCGTATCCCGACCAGTCGACGTCCGTGTCGTCCCAGTACACGGCGTCCGCCTCGGCCCCCGCCGCCCGCAACTCCCGTATGAGCACCGGCAGATCGCGGTCGACGGCGACCTCCGGCCCGGGACGGCAGGTGACGAGTGCGACTCGGGCCACGTCTGGACTCCTGTTCGTACGACCAATGCTCCGCGACGATTCCTCCGCGCAGGCTAACAAAAGGGCGTGGAACCGGGCACGGGCCGTTGACCTTCACCTTCGGTGAAGCCCCAGCATCGGTGGCGGAACGGACGAGGAACGCCGGAAGGGCGGGGTGCGGCGGTGGAGATGCTGACGATCGGGGCGTTCGCGAAGGCGTGCCGGCTGTCGCCGAAGGCGCTCAGGCTCTACGACGAGCTGGATCTGCTGCGCCCGGCCCGGGTGGACCCGGAGACCGGCTACCGCTACTACGCCGCCGGCCAGCTGGAGCAGGCGCGGCTGGTGGCGTGGCTTCGGCGGCTCGGCATGCCGTTGGCGCGCATCCGGCAGGTGTGCGCGCTGGACGACGCGGGCGCCGCCCGGGAGATCCGTGCCTACTGGGCACGGGTCGAGGCGGAGACAGCGGCGCGCCGGGAACTGGCGGCGTTCCTCGTGGACCACCTCTCACATCCGTCGAGGAAGGACACCACCATGCTGGAACTGCGCTACTCGGCCCTCTCGGACCCCGGTCGGGTCCGCACGGCCAACCAGGACACGGCCTACGCGGGCGCCCGGGTGCTCGCGGTGGCCGACGGCTTCGGCTCCGGGGGCGCGCCCGCGAGCACGGCCGCGATCGAGGCGCTGCGGCACCTGGACCGGGAGCCGCTGCCTGCGGGCAGCGTGCTCAACCTGCTGGAGGACGCGGTGCAGGACGCCACCCGGGCGGTGCGGGACGCGGCAGGGAGCGACGCCGAGGTGGGCACCACCCTCACCGCGGCGGTGTGGACCGGCTCGCAGCTCGCCCTCGTCCACATCGGTGACTCCCGGGCGTATCTGCTGCGCGACGGCGAACTGTTCCGGATCACCCACGACCACACGGTCGTCCAGTGGATGATCGACGAGGGCCGGCTGACACCGGAGGAGGCCGCCGCCCATCCGCAACGCGCCCTGCTGCTGAAGGCGTTGACGGGCGGCGACGACGCCGGTGCCGTACCCGATCTGCGGCTGCACGACGCGCTGCCCGGCGACCGGTATCTGCTGTGCTCGGACGGCCTGTCCGGGGTCGTGCCGGACGAGGAGATCCGCACCGCGCTCACGTCCGCGTCCGCCCCGGACGAGGCGGTGCGGGCACTGGTGGGCGCGGCGAACGCCGCCGGCGGCCCGGACAACGTGAGCTGTGTGGTGGCGGAGGTGGTGGAGGCCGCATAACGGACGGGGCTGTGCGGCACGATGGGTTCGTAGGTCCCGTCCGCATGTCCGCCTCGACGCAAGGAGTGTCCGCGTGTCCTCCCTCTTTCCGGCACTGTCCGATCCCTCGGCCGGGCGGCGGCCCGCCCTGCGGTTCGGGGAGCGGGCTCTGACCTATGCGGAGCTCGCCTCGGCGGCGGGGGCGCTCGCCGGGCGGATCGGCGGGGCCATGGGCGTCCCCCCTGCTCGAGCGAAGTCGAGAGCTTGGGGGAGGGTGGCCGTATGGGCCACGCCCTCCCTGGAGACCGCCGTCGCCGCGGTCGCCGCGCTGAGCGCCGGTGTGCCCTTCGTCCCGCTCAACCCGAAGTCCGGGGAGCGGGAGCTCGGGCACATCCTGGCGGACAGCGCGCCGTCGCTGGTGCTCGCCGGGCCGGGCGTCGAACTGCCCGCCCCGGTCGGCGGACTGGAGCGCGTCGACGTCGATGTGCACGGCTCCGGGGCTCTCCCGGAGGGCGAAACCGGCGACGAGGACCCCGCCCTCGTCGTGTACACCTCCGGCACCACGGGCCCGCCCAAGGGCGCCGTCATCCCCCGTCGTGCCGTCGCCACCACCCTGGACGCGCTCGCGGACGCCTGGCAGTGGACGGGCGACGACGTGCTCGTGCACGGGCTGCCGTTGTTCCATGTGCACGGGCTGGTGCTGGGCATCCTCGGGCCGCTGCGGCGCGGCGGGTCCGTGCGGCACCTGGGGCGGTTCAGTACGGACGGTGTGGCGCGGGAGCTGGGCGAGGGCGCGACCATGCTGTTCGGCGTGCCGACGATGTACCACCGCATCGCCGAGGCCCTGCCCGCCGACCCCGAGCTGGCCAAGGCGCTCGCCGGGGCCCGGCTGCTGGTCTCCGGGTCCGCCGCGCTGCCGGTGCACGACCACGAGCGGATCGCCGCCGCGACCGGCCGCCGGGTCGTCGAGCGGTACGGCATGACCGAGACGCTGATGAACACCAGTGTGCGGGTGGACGGGGAGGCGCGCGCGGGGACGGTGGGGGTTCCGCTGCCGGGTGTGGAGCTGCGGCTCGTCGAGGAGGACGGGTCCGTCGTCGCCGCCCGCGACGGCGAGAGCGTCGGGGAGATCCAGGTGCGCGGGCCGAATCTGTTCACCGAGTACCTCAACCGGCCCGACGCCACCGCCGCCGCGTTCACCCCGGACGGCTGGTTCCGCACCGGGGACATGGCGGTGCGCGAGCCCGACGGGTACGTGCGGATCGTGGGGCGCAAGGCGACCGATCTCATCAAGAGCGGCGGCTACAAGATCGGGGCCGGGGAGATCGAGAACGCGCTTCTCGAGCACCCGGGTGTCCGGGAGGCCGCCGTCGCCGGGGAGCCCGACGACGACCTGGGCGAGCGGATCGTCGCCTGGGTCGTGCCCGCGGATCCCGCGGCGCCGCCCGGTGCCGACGAGCTGGCCGGCCACGTCGCCCGCCGGCTCGCCCCGCACAAGCGTCCGCGCGTGGTGCGGTACCTGGACGCCCTGCCCCGCAACGACATGGGGAAGATCATGAAGCGGGCCCTGCGGGATGCCTGAGCGCCCCTCAGCGCGGGACGCCCTCGCCCTGGTCACCGACGACTTCGCGGAACTCCCCTCCCCCGGGCGCGACGGGCAGCCCGACGGTCCGTTGGCCTGGCCCGGCTACGACGCCTCCCGGGCCCGCGCCGCCGCGCGCACCGGCGAGGAGGAGTCCGTCGTCTGCGGGCGCGCCACCGTCGGCGGCACCCCGGTCGTGCTGATCGCGTTCGAGTTCGGCTTCCTCGGCGGCTCCCTGGGCGAACACACCGGGGACCGGCTGGAGGCGGCCCACGTCCACGCCCGTGAGCGGCGGCTGCCGGTGGTCTCGCTGGTCGCGACGGGCGGCAGCCGGATGCAGGAGGGCATGCTCGCGCTGACCCAGTTGCAGCGCGTGGCCCGCCAGTCGGCGCTCACCCGCGCGGCCGGTCTGCCCCAGCTCGCGGTGTTGCGGGACCCGACCACGGGCGGCGGCTGGGCCACGCTGGGCGCGGGCGCCGACGTGGTGCTGGCCCTGCCGGACGCCCAGGTCGGCTTCGCGGGCTCCCGGGTGCGCCCACCGGACGCGGACCCGGCGGCGTACACCGCCCAGGCGCAGCTCGCGGCGGGCACCGTCGACGCGGTCGTACGGCCCGGAGAGCTGCGCGAGACGCTGGGCCGGTGGCTGTCGCTGCTGACGGCGCCCTCAGCCGAGCCCGCGCCCGTGCCCGGCGCGCTCGGCCGGGTGGACCTCCCGGCCACCGGCTGGGACGCGGTGCGGCGCGCCCGCGACCCGGAGCGTCCCCGCGCGCACGCCTACCTGGACGCCTACTTCACCGGCCGGGCGGCCATCAGCGGCGACCGGTGCGGCGGCACCGACCCGGACGGCATGCTGTGCGGCTTCGGCACCCACGACGGCCGGACCATCGCCTACGCCGCCCAGACCGGCACCGCGACCCGGCCCGCCGGGTACCGTACGGCCGCCCGGCTGATCCGCCTGGCGGACCGGCTGTCCCTGCCGGTGCTGACGCTGGTGGACACCCCGGGCGCCGCCAACGACGCCGACGCCGAACGGCAGGGTGCGGGCGCCGCGATCGCGGACCTGTTCGCCGCGGTCGCCACCGCCCGTACGCCGATCACCACGCTGGTCGTCGGCGAGGGCGGCTCGGGCGGCGCCCTCGCGCTGGCCGCGCCCGGCAACACGTGGGTCACGCCGGACAGCTACTTCTCCGTCATCGCCCCGGAGCTCGCCGCCGCGATACTCAAGCGCCCGCCGGAGCAGGTGCGGCAGACGGCGGACCGGCTCCGGGTCCGGCCCCAGGACCTGGTCGCCCTGGGGGTGGTACGGGGGATCGCCGGCGCCGCTACGTGACGGGCGGACCCCGTACAAGGTCCCCCGTGCGCGACGCGCCCAGGACCACCCGCCCGGACCATTCCGAGGGGCGCGGGCCCGCGTCACGTCAGAGGATGCGGAGAAGAGGCCCGCCGCCCGGCGGCCCGCCCGCGGTCCGTTCTCGGGAGGTACCGCCATGACCGTCAGCCTGGACCAGCTGCGCCGCTGCCACTTCGCCGTCGACCTGGGCGCGGCGAGGACCCGCGTCTACGTCAAGGGCGCCGGTCTGGTGGTGGACCAGCCCAGTGCGGCGGCCGTGAACACCCGTACGGGTGCGCTGATCGCGGTCGGTGAGTTCGCCGAGAAGATGACGGGCCGCACGCCCTCGTACATCCGCGTCGTCCGGCCCGTCTCCGGCGGTACCGTCGTCGACATCGAGATGGCCCAGCGCATGCTGCGCCATCTGCTCGGCGAGAAGCTCCGCCGCAGCCTGCGCCGCAAGCCCCGGCTGCGGGCCGCCGCCTGCACCCGCACGACGCGGACCCGCTGGCCCAGCGCGCGGCCGTGGAGACGCTGGTCGGGCTGGGGGCGCGCAGGGTGGAACTGGTGGACACGCTCGTCGCGGCGGCCGTGGGGTGCGGGCTGCCCGTCGAGCAGCCGGAAGCCTCCATGATCATGGTGTGCGGGGCCGCCGCCACGCAGATCGCGGTGCTGTCGCTGGGGAACATCGTGACCGCCGAGCGCATCCCGGTGGGCGGCGAGGCCGTCGATCACGCCATAGTGCAACACCTGCGGCACGAGCACGCGTTGATGCTCCCGAGCCAGTCCGTACGGCCGCTGCGGCTCGCCCTGTGCGCGGGCGGGTTCACCTCGGACGGGCCCGCCTCCACCGAGATCATGGGGCGGGACGTGGCGACCGGGCTCGCGCGCTCCGTGAAGGTCGACACGGCGGCCGTGCGGAACGCCATCCAGACCCCGCTGACCGCCGTCCTGGACGGCATCGGCAAGGTGCTGCGGGACTGCCCGCCCGATCTGGTGGCCGACCTCGCCGACCGCGGGATCATGATGGTCGGGGGCAGCGCGCTGCTGCCGGGGCTCGACGACATGCTGCGCCAGGCGACCGGCATGCCCGTGCACATCGCCGAACGGCCCGACATCTGCGCGGTGCAGGGCCTGGGCGCCATGCTGGAGGGCAGGATCCAACCTCTGACGTTGGATCCACTGGCGGCCTGAGCCCCCGGTCGTGCTGAAGGCCGGACGGTCTTTCGGTGGAGCCGGACGGCGTCCGGGTGGTCTCCGCAGGGAGCCGCGGGCGGTTCCGTACGATGGGCGCCATGGCGTCCCGCGTGTGCACCCGCTCCTCGGTGAGCCGTGCCCGCTGGGTGCTGCTGGTGATGGCGGTGCTGGCCGGGGTTCTGGCCATGCACGCGCTGTCGCCGTCCGGGACGCCGTCGGCGGGGCAGCACGTCATGATGGGGGCTCCGGGTACGGCAGGGCATCGGACCGCAGCCGCACCCGCTCCCGCGGACGACTGCGCGTGCCCCCATCTGTCGAACGCCGGCCATGGCGGGACGGCCATGGACCACTCCGGCGGCACCTGCGCGGCCGGAGGCACCGCCGCCTCCTACGTCCCGCCCGCCCTGCTGCCCGCGCTGACGGTCCCCGGTGAGTGCGCCGCGGCCTTCTCCGGTCACCCGGTCGCACGGACGGCCGACGGCCGGGCTCCGCCCGACCTGTCCGAACTACAGCTTCTGCGGATCTAGAGGCGCCCGCACGAAACCGGCCTTCTCAGGTGGCGTGCTCCGGTCAGTCTCACGATCCGTTCTTCCCGCGCGCCTGCGCGGGGTGTTCCAAGGAGCTGTACTTCTCATGGCATTTCGCCGTTCCTCGATCCGCCGTACCGTCGCCGCGGCCGCGGCCGCGGCCGCAGCAGTGGTGCTGACCGCCTGCGGCGGCAGCGACTCCTCCTCCTCGCCCTCCGCCTCGTCCTCCGCCTCGTCGGGGCACTCCGGCCACGGCATGGGGTCGATGTCCCCGGCCGCCCCCTCGGGCGGCGCCTCCGCGGCGCAGGGCGGCCACAACGCGCAGGACGTGGCGTTCGCGCAGGACATGATCCCGCACCACCGCCAGGCCGTGGCCATGGCCGGCCTGGCCCCGTCGCGGGCCTCCTCCCCGGACGTCAAGGACCTCGCCGCGAGGATCCGGAAGGCTCAGGACCCGGAGATCGCCACCATGTCGGGCTGGCTGAAGGCGTGGGGCGAGAAGGTCCCCGAGGGCAGCGGGTCCGGCATGGAGAGCATGCCGGGCATGGACCACTCCGGCTCGTCGATGCCCGGCATGATGTCCGACGGGGACATGAAGAAGCTTCAGAGCCTGTCGGGTGTCGCCTTCGACAAGGCCTTCCTCCAGATGATGATCGGCCACCACGAGGGCGCGATCGCCATGGCGAGGACCGAAGGGGCCAAGGGCGCCTACGATCCCGCGCAGACGATGGCGAAGTCGATCGTCACCTCGCAGTCCGCCGAGATCACCGAGATGAAGAAGATGCTCGGCGAGCGGTAGTCAGCAGGCAGTAGCAGTAGCAGTTGTGACTGGGCAGTGGGCCCAGGGCCGGCTCGGGGCAGCGGCGGTAGGCCGCTGCCCCGCATCCGGCTCCCTTCGCATCGCACCCGGGCGACGGCGGAGTGTCAGGTGACGGCGCGGAGCCTGCCGAAGGGCCGGTGGCGGAAGGACTCGTGGCGGTGCTGCTCGACGCTCCGGGCGGTCTCCTCGTCCGCGGGCAGGTGAACGACCAGCTGCTGCGCGTCCGCAGAGAGTTCGAGTGTCTCCCGGTGGAAGCGGAGTTCGTGTGCGGTGGGGTGGTTCAGTCGGAGGACGCCGCGCTTCGGGACCATGTGCCGGTTCATGCGCCGTGTGAAGTCGGGACCCGCGAGGGGCGCGAGTTCCGCGGTGAACCACTCGGAGTTCTCGACGGACGGCCCGAGCCACAGGTCGAAGGCCTGCTGGTCCGCGATGTCGTCCCAGTCGGCGAAGAAGGTGCGGGCGCGAGGGTCGGTGAACACATAGCGGGTGAGGTTGGGTGCGCCGGTCTCCAGCAACCCGGTTCCGTCCATCAGCCACGCGTAGCCGCCGGTGTGGGCGAGGACGTCGCCCAGACGGTTCGTCACCAGCGCGATCCCCGGCTCGAGGAGGCGCAGGGTCTCCAGTACGGACGGCCGGACCTCGCGCCGGGGCGGCGCCGGCCGTGTGTGGGCGACACACTCACCGCCGCTGATCTTCGCGAGGTAGCGCAGGTGGTTGCGCTCCGCGGGGTCGAGACTGAGGGCGTCCGCGAGCGCGTTCACCACCGCCACGGAGGGGTTGCGGTCGCGGCCCTGCTCGATACGGGTCAGGTACTCGACGCTGATGCCGGCCCGCACGGCCACGTCCGTGCGCCGCAGACCGGGTGAACGGCGGCGGCCGTGATCCGGTATCCCCAACTCGTCCGGCTGGATACTGTCGCGCTTGGCCCGGACGAAGTCACCCAACGGTGTACCCATGCCGTGAGCATACGGTGACGCCTCGCCGGTCGTGGAGTGCTGAGGGTGGCCCTGCGGGGGCCAGCCTGAGCCCGGCCTGGCTGGGCTCGTCGCGGCGGCCGATGGTGGTGGCCATGGAGAACACGCACAAGCTCGTGATCATCGTTGGCAGCGTCCGGGAGGGCCGGTTCGGTCCCGTGGTGGCCTCTTGGGTCGCCGATCAGGCCCGTGCGCACGGGGGATTCGACGTCGAGGTCGTCGATCTGGCGGACGTCGAGGTCCCGTTGGCCCTGCCAGCCGTGTCGCCGAAGTTCGCGGGCGACGACTACCCCCGTCCGGCCGGGATGGAGCCCCTGACGTCGGCACTCGACGGCGCGGACGCGTTCGTCATCGTCACTCCGGAGTACAACCACAGCTATCCGGCGTCGTTGAAGGCGGCCATCGACTGGCACTTCACCCACTGGACCGCCAAGCCGGTCGCGTTCGTCAGCTACGGCGGTGCGGCAGGCGGCCGGCATGCCGTACTGCATCTGGAGAACGTTCTGACCGAGTTGCACGCGGTGACGATCCGCGACGGTCTCGCCTTCCCGAACTACTTCACGGCGTGGCAGGACGGTCAGCCGCTCGACCCCCAGGCCCCCGGGTACGCCAAGACGTTGCTGGACCAACTCACCTGGTGGGCGGGTGCACTTCGGTCGGCACGCGAGGCCGCCCCCTACCCGGCGTGAGCCGGGGCAGCACGACAAGAAGGAGCCGTCCGCCCGCGCGGGGAGCGCGGTCCGGACGGCCCCTTCGAGCCGGCGATCAGAAGGAGACGTTGACTCCGGCCTGGTGGTAGGCGCCGAGGGTGCCGACGGTGCCCAGGGCAACGCCCTGGACGGTGCCGACCTGAGCCAGGACGTCCGCGTCGCTGACCGTCGTCGGGCCGACGACCGCGCTGGCGTGCGGGGCAAGGCCGCCGGAGACGTTGTCGAGCTCGGCGTCGGACAGCTCGGCGGTGTGAACCTGGGGAGCGGAGTTCATGATGGAACTTCCCTTCGCATGTGGTGTTCCGCAAGGGGGGAGCGTCCCGCTGGGGACAGGTGGCGGGCCGCGACCGCGGGCGTGCGGCATCCGTTACCGGCCACCCTTCGCACGACCCCGCGGCGCCAGCGATCAAAGCACGGAGTACGCCGGCTATCCAATCAACCGGCGCTTCCACCAGGGCGGTTGACCGCGCAGGCCACGCATCCGTAAAGGCACGCGCACGAATCGGGGGCGGTTTCTCCACACACCGCGCGAGGCCGGGACGGGACCGGCGTTTCCCCCGAGATGCGGAACAAGACATTCCGCGCCAATGGAACGCGCTCCGGCAACCCGTCGTGGAGATCCTTCGCACCTCGTGCCGCAGTTGCGCATTCACGGTGCAGATTCCCCGAACCCCGGGTGCCGACGGCTCTCGCCGACCGGGGACGACGTGACCGGCGCGGCCGAGCAGATCGGCATCGGGCGTGGTTACCGGTCTCCGAAAGGACCACGCAGGTCACAGAGAGTGGAGCAAGGCGAGCGTCTGCTCGAGCTCGTTCCGCAGCGCGCGTCCGGCCGCCTCGGCGTCTCCCCGTACGACGGCGTTCACGAGTTCGGCGTGCCCCTCGTCGCCGTGGTTCGGGTCGTCGGAGCGCAGGTTGAGCATCTCCAGCAGATCGAGCAGCCGCTGTTGCAGCACAGGCACGAACTCGCTGAACAAGCCGGTGAGCACCGGGTTGTGCGCCGCGGCGACCATGGCCCCGTGCAGTGCGATGTCGGCCTCGACGAACTCGGCGTTCCCGGCGTGCGCGGCCTCGCGGCGCCTGGCCAGGGCCCCGTGGAGGGCGGCGACGTCGTCGTCGGTCCGGCGCAGCGCGGCCAACTGCACGGCCTCGACCTCGACGAGCATCCGGACCTCGTAGACATCGGCGATGGCCGCCTGGCGGAGTCGGGTGGACCAGTCCTCCTTGGGCTTGGTCGCGATGACGAAGACACCGGATCCCTGGCGCGCCTGCACCAGCCCGGCGCCGGCCAGTGCACGGAGGGCCTCACGGACGGTCGAGCGCCCCACACCGAGGGACTTGGCCAGGGTGGTCTCGCCGGGGAGCCTGGTCCCGACGGCCCATTCACCGCTCGTGATCTGCTCACGCAGGCGCACGGTGGCCTGCTCGACCAAGGGGGACGGCCGCAAGGCACCCAGTGACATATGACGTTTCACCTTTCCACACCTCAGGTTGTCTGAGGAGCTGAGTTGTCGTTACTGTACCTCCCATGTCGCTGCACGAGCTCCTTCTTCTCGGCTGCCGCTGCGGGGCCTGACACGACCGGCCCCCCGCAGCGGGGTCCGGGCTGTGCCGGTCACGGATGGCCGACTGAAGGAACTTCAGCAAGATGACCCACTCCTCGCCGAACATGTTCCCCACCCTGCGCACTCCTGCCGGCGATGTGCCGGCGGACGCGCCGCGCTGGAACCCCCAGCGTCCCAGCGCGATGCCGCACCACCGCTACCGCCCCGCGCACGAGCGGGTGGCCCTGCCGCTGACGGACCGGACCTGGCCGTCGCGCCGGATCGAGCAGGCCCCACTGTGGGTGCCGGTCGACCTGCGAGACGGCAACCAGGCGCTGGCCGAGCCGATGGACACCGAGCGCAAGCGCCGGATGTTCGATCTCCTGGTCACCATGGGGTTCAAGGAGATCGAGGTGGGCTACCCCTCCGCCAGCCGGACCGACTTCGACTTCGTCCGTCACCTGGCCGACAGCGGCGCCGTCCCCGACGACGTGACCGTATCCGTCTTCACCGCGGCCCGCCGGGACCTGATCGACCGGACCATCGCCTCCATCGAGGGGCTGCCCCGCACTCTCGTACACCTCTACACCGCGACGGCGCCCGCCTGGCGGGACGTGGTCCTCGGCCGCACGCGGGCCGAGGTCCACGAGCTGATCCGGGACTCCGCCGCCTACCTGATGCGCCAGGCCGAGCAACGCCCGCAGTCCGACATCCGGTTCGAGTTCTCCCCGGAGGTCTTCAACCTCACCGAGCCGGACTTCGTCCTGGAGGTGTGCAACAGCCTGACGGAGCTGTGGGAGGCGAGTTGGGACCGGCCGGTGGTGCACAACCTGCCGGCCACGGTGGAGATCGCCACGCCCAACGTCTACGCGGACCAGATCGAGTACATGGACCGCCACCTGGCGCGCCGCGAGTCCGTGATCCTGTCGGTCCACCCGCACAACGACCGCGGCACCGGCGTCGCCTGCGCCGAACTCGCCGTTCTGGCGGGCGCGCAGCGAGTGGAGGGCTGCCTGTTCGGCAACGGCGAGCGCACCGGCAACGTCGACCTGGTGACCCTTGCCCTGAACCTCTACGCGCAGGGCGTGAACCCCATGATCGACTTCTCGGACATCGACGCGGTACGTGAAGCGGTGGAGCACTGCAACCGCCTGCCGGTCCACCCCCGCCACCCCTACGGCGGCGACCTCGTGCACACGGCGTTCTCCGGCACCCACCAGGACGCCATCGCCAAGGGCATGGCCCACCACGCCGAGCAGGCCGCCGAGCAGGGCGTCCCCGTCGAGGAGGCCGCCTGGGCGGTGCCGTATCTGCCCATCGACCCGGGAGACATCGGCCGTACGTACGAGGAGGTCATCCGGATCAACTCCCAGTCCGGCAAGGGAGGCATCGCGCACCTGCTCCACACACACCACGGTCTGGACCTGCCCCGGGCGATGCGCCCGGACTTCTCCCGCGCGGTGCAGCAGGTCACCGACGCCACCGGTCAGGAGCTGTCCGCCAAGGAACTGTGGGAGCTGTTCCGCACCACGTACATCGCCCCGGCCCTGGACGGCCCGATGACGCTGGCCTCCTGGGCCGCCACGGAACCCGCGCCCGGCGAGCACCGGTTCACCGGCACGCTGGTCGTCTACGGACAGGAGCGCCCCTGCGAGGGCACCGGCAACGGCCCGCTGTCCGCCCTGGCCGACGCTTTGCGTACCGTCGGGATCACCGTCGACATCCTCAGCTACACCGAGCACTCCACCACCACCGGCCCGGGCAGCCCCGCCGTCGCCTACGCCGAATGCCGTGTGGACGACGTGCCCTGCTGGGGCGCGGGCCGGGACACCTCTGTGCTGACCGC of Streptomyces cynarae contains these proteins:
- a CDS encoding MerR family transcriptional regulator, giving the protein MEMLTIGAFAKACRLSPKALRLYDELDLLRPARVDPETGYRYYAAGQLEQARLVAWLRRLGMPLARIRQVCALDDAGAAREIRAYWARVEAETAARRELAAFLVDHLSHPSRKDTTMLELRYSALSDPGRVRTANQDTAYAGARVLAVADGFGSGGAPASTAAIEALRHLDREPLPAGSVLNLLEDAVQDATRAVRDAAGSDAEVGTTLTAAVWTGSQLALVHIGDSRAYLLRDGELFRITHDHTVVQWMIDEGRLTPEEAAAHPQRALLLKALTGGDDAGAVPDLRLHDALPGDRYLLCSDGLSGVVPDEEIRTALTSASAPDEAVRALVGAANAAGGPDNVSCVVAEVVEAA
- a CDS encoding DUF6153 family protein gives rise to the protein MASRVCTRSSVSRARWVLLVMAVLAGVLAMHALSPSGTPSAGQHVMMGAPGTAGHRTAAAPAPADDCACPHLSNAGHGGTAMDHSGGTCAAGGTAASYVPPALLPALTVPGECAAAFSGHPVARTADGRAPPDLSELQLLRI
- a CDS encoding DUF305 domain-containing protein; this translates as MAFRRSSIRRTVAAAAAAAAAVVLTACGGSDSSSSPSASSSASSGHSGHGMGSMSPAAPSGGASAAQGGHNAQDVAFAQDMIPHHRQAVAMAGLAPSRASSPDVKDLAARIRKAQDPEIATMSGWLKAWGEKVPEGSGSGMESMPGMDHSGSSMPGMMSDGDMKKLQSLSGVAFDKAFLQMMIGHHEGAIAMARTEGAKGAYDPAQTMAKSIVTSQSAEITEMKKMLGER
- a CDS encoding acyl-CoA synthetase; this translates as MSSLFPALSDPSAGRRPALRFGERALTYAELASAAGALAGRIGGAMGVPPARAKSRAWGRVAVWATPSLETAVAAVAALSAGVPFVPLNPKSGERELGHILADSAPSLVLAGPGVELPAPVGGLERVDVDVHGSGALPEGETGDEDPALVVYTSGTTGPPKGAVIPRRAVATTLDALADAWQWTGDDVLVHGLPLFHVHGLVLGILGPLRRGGSVRHLGRFSTDGVARELGEGATMLFGVPTMYHRIAEALPADPELAKALAGARLLVSGSAALPVHDHERIAAATGRRVVERYGMTETLMNTSVRVDGEARAGTVGVPLPGVELRLVEEDGSVVAARDGESVGEIQVRGPNLFTEYLNRPDATAAAFTPDGWFRTGDMAVREPDGYVRIVGRKATDLIKSGGYKIGAGEIENALLEHPGVREAAVAGEPDDDLGERIVAWVVPADPAAPPGADELAGHVARRLAPHKRPRVVRYLDALPRNDMGKIMKRALRDA
- a CDS encoding ATP-grasp domain-containing protein; this translates as MARVALVTCRPGPEVAVDRDLPVLIRELRAAGAEADAVYWDDTDVDWSGYDLAVIRSTWDYSWRAAEFTAWAERCGRATRLANPADVVRWNTDKRYLGNLAAAGVPTVPTRYIAPGDPADLPGDHEYVIKPTSGAGARFAARYTPGEHDTAVRQLARLHAEGFTAMVQPYVKGIDVSGERAVQFFGGRLLHASRKGAVLAPGTPYDEKKVAHPGLEPWTPTPAELATAERALAAVPGHADLLYARVDLVDGAGGQPCVMELELVEPNLFLDLHTGSLPVVVDAILTAAR
- a CDS encoding helix-turn-helix domain-containing protein, coding for MGTPLGDFVRAKRDSIQPDELGIPDHGRRRSPGLRRTDVAVRAGISVEYLTRIEQGRDRNPSVAVVNALADALSLDPAERNHLRYLAKISGGECVAHTRPAPPRREVRPSVLETLRLLEPGIALVTNRLGDVLAHTGGYAWLMDGTGLLETGAPNLTRYVFTDPRARTFFADWDDIADQQAFDLWLGPSVENSEWFTAELAPLAGPDFTRRMNRHMVPKRGVLRLNHPTAHELRFHRETLELSADAQQLVVHLPADEETARSVEQHRHESFRHRPFGRLRAVT
- a CDS encoding carboxyl transferase domain-containing protein; its protein translation is MPERPSARDALALVTDDFAELPSPGRDGQPDGPLAWPGYDASRARAAARTGEEESVVCGRATVGGTPVVLIAFEFGFLGGSLGEHTGDRLEAAHVHARERRLPVVSLVATGGSRMQEGMLALTQLQRVARQSALTRAAGLPQLAVLRDPTTGGGWATLGAGADVVLALPDAQVGFAGSRVRPPDADPAAYTAQAQLAAGTVDAVVRPGELRETLGRWLSLLTAPSAEPAPVPGALGRVDLPATGWDAVRRARDPERPRAHAYLDAYFTGRAAISGDRCGGTDPDGMLCGFGTHDGRTIAYAAQTGTATRPAGYRTAARLIRLADRLSLPVLTLVDTPGAANDADAERQGAGAAIADLFAAVATARTPITTLVVGEGGSGGALALAAPGNTWVTPDSYFSVIAPELAAAILKRPPEQVRQTADRLRVRPQDLVALGVVRGIAGAAT
- a CDS encoding NADPH-dependent FMN reductase — its product is MENTHKLVIIVGSVREGRFGPVVASWVADQARAHGGFDVEVVDLADVEVPLALPAVSPKFAGDDYPRPAGMEPLTSALDGADAFVIVTPEYNHSYPASLKAAIDWHFTHWTAKPVAFVSYGGAAGGRHAVLHLENVLTELHAVTIRDGLAFPNYFTAWQDGQPLDPQAPGYAKTLLDQLTWWAGALRSAREAAPYPA